In the Ilumatobacteraceae bacterium genome, one interval contains:
- a CDS encoding glycoside hydrolase family 15 protein, giving the protein MSTDLERYAAIGDMRTLGLVDDGGSLDWWCWPRFDSPSVFGRLLDDDGGHWQIEPTETVVAHRHVYLSGTNVLVTRMHTETGVLEIDDLMAVGDTRLVIRRARCVRGTVALRSTMIVRPDYGRADARFSERDGEIRIDVGEVPPLVATASVELAIDGDTVRGECELGEGESAWFTLGADGHTALDVGTVIDDTVDYWQLWTAQSTYRGRWREAVERSALVLKLLTSIETGGLIAAGTTSLPEVAGGERNWDYRYVWIRDAAFTLYAFLELGYTSEAAAFTEWLTDRLEACADRCTATDRPPLSPLYDLDGNDDLGETNLDHWSGYADSRPVRIGNAASSQAQLDIYGELIDSVYIADKQSDGVSIATWRHVRTLVDWVVDHWDEPDDGMWEARSGPRRYTSSLLMCWVAVERAMRMARRRGRPGDLVTWQRARDEMHATLVDRGFSDDLQAFTQTLDGETLDASILLMPLVKFIAPTDPMWRTTLDAIGNGLAHGPLVDRYDPSVTDDGLDGDEGSFTICSFWYVEAMSRSGRVEEARRHFDRLLTYATPTGLFSEEIGPNGRLLGNFPQAFTHLALISAAVSLNETLEAGSTT; this is encoded by the coding sequence ATGAGCACCGACCTCGAGCGGTACGCCGCGATCGGCGACATGCGCACACTCGGCCTGGTCGACGACGGCGGGAGCCTCGACTGGTGGTGCTGGCCCCGATTCGACTCCCCGTCGGTGTTCGGCCGGCTACTCGACGACGACGGCGGACACTGGCAGATCGAGCCGACCGAGACCGTGGTCGCTCATCGGCACGTGTACCTGTCGGGCACGAACGTCCTCGTCACCCGGATGCACACCGAAACCGGCGTCTTGGAAATCGACGACCTGATGGCGGTCGGCGACACACGGTTGGTCATCCGCAGAGCACGCTGTGTTCGCGGCACCGTCGCTCTCCGGAGCACGATGATCGTCCGGCCCGACTACGGCCGGGCCGACGCACGCTTCTCCGAACGCGACGGCGAGATCCGGATCGACGTCGGCGAGGTACCACCGCTGGTCGCCACCGCTTCCGTGGAGCTCGCGATCGACGGCGACACCGTGCGAGGCGAGTGCGAGTTGGGTGAGGGCGAGAGCGCCTGGTTCACGCTGGGTGCCGACGGTCACACGGCACTCGACGTCGGCACCGTCATCGACGACACCGTCGACTACTGGCAACTCTGGACCGCCCAGAGCACATACCGCGGCCGCTGGCGCGAAGCGGTCGAACGCTCGGCGCTCGTCTTGAAGCTCCTCACGTCGATCGAGACCGGTGGGCTGATCGCGGCCGGGACCACCAGCCTGCCCGAGGTGGCCGGCGGCGAGCGCAACTGGGACTACCGGTACGTCTGGATCCGCGACGCTGCGTTCACCCTGTACGCCTTCCTCGAGCTCGGCTACACGTCGGAAGCAGCGGCGTTCACCGAGTGGCTCACCGACCGCCTCGAGGCCTGCGCCGACCGATGTACAGCGACCGACCGCCCGCCGCTCTCGCCGCTCTACGACCTCGACGGCAACGACGACCTGGGCGAGACGAATCTCGACCATTGGAGCGGCTACGCCGACAGCCGCCCGGTCCGCATCGGCAACGCCGCCAGCAGCCAGGCACAGCTCGACATCTACGGCGAACTGATCGACTCGGTGTACATCGCCGACAAGCAGAGCGACGGCGTCAGCATCGCGACCTGGCGTCACGTGCGCACCCTCGTCGACTGGGTGGTCGATCACTGGGACGAGCCCGACGACGGCATGTGGGAGGCTCGCAGTGGCCCCCGTCGTTACACGTCGTCACTCCTCATGTGCTGGGTCGCCGTCGAACGGGCGATGCGCATGGCCCGTCGCCGCGGCAGACCCGGTGATCTGGTCACCTGGCAACGCGCCCGCGACGAGATGCACGCCACGCTCGTCGACCGAGGCTTCTCCGACGACCTGCAGGCCTTCACCCAGACGCTCGACGGCGAGACCCTCGACGCCTCGATCCTGCTGATGCCGCTGGTCAAGTTCATCGCCCCCACCGATCCGATGTGGCGCACCACGCTCGACGCCATCGGCAACGGGTTGGCGCACGGCCCGCTGGTCGACCGGTACGACCCGTCCGTCACCGACGACGGGCTCGACGGGGACGAAGGCTCGTTCACGATCTGCTCGTTCTGGTACGTCGAGGCGATGAGCCGGAGCGGTCGGGTCGAGGAGGCCCGCCGCCACTTCGACCGACTCCTGACGTACGCCACGCCGACCGGTCTGTTCTCCGAGGAGATCGGGCCGAACGGCCGGCTGCTCGGCAACTTCCCCCAGGCATTCACCCACCTGGCGCTGATCAGTGCCGCCGTCAGCCTGAACGAGACGCTCGAAGCAGGGAGCACGACATGA
- a CDS encoding ABC transporter ATP-binding protein, which translates to MTSLRVHGVSKRFDGVVAVDEVSFELGDHELLALVGPSGCGKSTLLRILAGLQPTETGTVELGGRVVDDGRRPVPPEGRRVGLVFQEHALFPHLTVAGNIGFGVRDGGRTARVAEMLDLVGLAGYDERYPHELSGGERQRVALARALAPRPALLLLDEPFASLDPNLRARVRDDVAAILRSTATPAIMVTHDQNEALAVGDRVAVMQAGRIVQIDTPEHVFHEPVNRFVAAFMGEASFLPWGVAAAEISGIAAISDPSAMAMVRPDDVTFSVEPDGAATVDAAEFRGSSWCYTLGLPSGGTVRSLQSHLDRIAIGSRVVPSMRAGHVPVVVADD; encoded by the coding sequence ATGACGTCGCTGCGTGTCCACGGTGTCTCCAAGCGCTTCGACGGCGTGGTCGCCGTCGACGAGGTGTCGTTCGAGCTCGGCGATCACGAACTGCTGGCCCTCGTCGGGCCGAGCGGTTGTGGCAAGTCGACCCTGCTGCGGATCCTCGCCGGTCTGCAACCGACCGAGACCGGCACCGTCGAACTCGGTGGTCGGGTGGTCGACGACGGACGTCGTCCGGTGCCTCCCGAGGGGCGCCGTGTCGGACTCGTCTTCCAGGAGCACGCCTTGTTCCCGCACCTGACGGTCGCCGGCAACATCGGGTTCGGCGTCCGCGACGGCGGCCGGACGGCCCGCGTCGCCGAGATGCTCGATCTCGTCGGGCTGGCCGGCTACGACGAGCGGTACCCGCACGAGCTGTCGGGTGGGGAACGCCAGCGGGTGGCGCTGGCCAGGGCACTCGCCCCGCGCCCGGCGCTCCTGCTGCTGGACGAGCCCTTCGCGAGCCTCGATCCGAACCTTCGGGCGCGGGTGCGCGACGACGTCGCGGCCATCCTGCGCTCCACCGCGACGCCGGCGATCATGGTGACCCACGACCAGAACGAGGCGCTGGCCGTCGGTGACCGCGTCGCGGTGATGCAGGCCGGCCGGATCGTGCAGATCGACACGCCGGAGCACGTCTTCCACGAGCCGGTCAATCGATTCGTGGCGGCGTTCATGGGCGAGGCGAGCTTCCTGCCGTGGGGCGTCGCGGCCGCCGAGATCTCGGGCATCGCCGCCATCTCCGATCCGTCGGCGATGGCGATGGTCCGGCCCGACGACGTGACGTTCTCGGTCGAGCCCGACGGGGCAGCGACGGTCGATGCCGCCGAGTTCCGTGGTTCGAGCTGGTGCTACACGTTGGGTCTGCCCTCCGGTGGCACCGTGCGGTCGCTCCAGTCGCATCTCGACCGGATCGCGATCGGGTCGCGCGTCGTGCCGTCGATGCGGGCCGGACACGTGCCCGTCGTCGTCGCCGACGACTGA
- a CDS encoding iron ABC transporter permease yields the protein MASTFGRRSGTAGWSLSSIVAALLVVVPVAMLAASILRPSPDVWSQQWRTRLPGELVTTAILLVGVAVGTVVLGTGLAWLVSAYEFRGVRTFGWMLILPFAMPSYILGFLTLSTFGRTGPIQDTWRSWFGRDAWFPEVESLTGAIVAFTLVLYPYVYLLARAALRDQAAGAYHAARTLGAGPTEAARRVVLPLVRPAIAAGGAVVMMETLTDFATVQYFGVDTVSVGVFRIWNGTYDRNAASEIATLVLGFALLAIGLERVGRGRARFGQSGGAAGGIERRTLTGWRSWAATAVCGAIVVAAFVGPVVQLSVWAIREQAGDRGTPLLDQYPGYLWHSLQLVFYTVLICTVVAVTVANARRFGGRRATSLASRAIAVGYAVPGPVVGIGVILTMVAVDGGLESIGLDLPGFVATGSLLVLVYAYTVRFLAPGLSAVESGVGQVPEEMTASARTLGAAPLETARRVHVPLAKASLFSAAVLVGVDALKELPIVLLLRPLGFDTLPVWVFNLASESRYEQAALPALSIIVVALIPVFLLSRRLDGAAR from the coding sequence GTGGCATCGACGTTCGGGAGACGCTCGGGAACCGCGGGCTGGTCGCTGTCCTCGATCGTCGCGGCTCTCCTGGTCGTCGTGCCGGTCGCGATGCTCGCCGCGAGCATCCTGCGACCCAGCCCCGATGTCTGGTCACAGCAGTGGCGGACCCGCCTGCCGGGTGAACTCGTCACGACGGCGATCCTGCTGGTCGGAGTCGCGGTCGGCACGGTCGTGCTCGGCACCGGGCTCGCCTGGCTGGTGAGCGCCTACGAGTTCCGCGGTGTTCGCACGTTCGGTTGGATGCTGATCCTCCCGTTCGCGATGCCGAGCTACATCCTCGGGTTCCTCACGTTGTCGACGTTCGGGCGGACCGGGCCGATCCAGGACACCTGGCGGTCGTGGTTCGGTCGCGATGCCTGGTTCCCCGAGGTCGAATCGCTCACCGGTGCCATCGTTGCATTCACGCTCGTGCTGTACCCGTACGTCTACCTGCTCGCTCGGGCCGCGCTGCGCGACCAGGCCGCCGGTGCGTACCACGCGGCCCGCACACTCGGTGCCGGACCGACCGAAGCAGCGCGCCGGGTCGTGCTCCCGCTGGTGCGGCCGGCGATCGCCGCCGGCGGCGCGGTCGTGATGATGGAGACGCTGACCGATTTCGCCACCGTGCAGTACTTCGGCGTCGACACGGTGTCGGTCGGCGTGTTCCGGATCTGGAACGGGACCTACGACCGCAACGCCGCCAGCGAGATCGCGACACTGGTCCTGGGGTTCGCGCTGCTCGCGATCGGACTCGAGCGGGTCGGTCGCGGGCGTGCCCGCTTCGGCCAGTCGGGTGGGGCAGCGGGCGGGATCGAACGCCGAACGCTCACCGGCTGGCGGTCCTGGGCTGCGACCGCCGTGTGCGGAGCGATCGTCGTGGCTGCGTTCGTCGGTCCGGTCGTGCAGCTGTCGGTCTGGGCCATCCGAGAACAGGCCGGCGATCGGGGCACACCGCTGCTCGACCAGTACCCGGGCTACCTCTGGCACAGTCTCCAACTGGTCTTCTACACGGTGCTGATCTGCACCGTGGTCGCGGTGACCGTCGCCAACGCGCGCCGCTTCGGTGGCCGCCGCGCCACCTCGTTGGCGAGCCGGGCGATCGCCGTCGGGTACGCGGTTCCCGGCCCGGTGGTCGGCATCGGCGTGATCCTCACGATGGTCGCCGTCGACGGCGGGCTCGAATCGATCGGCCTCGACCTGCCGGGCTTCGTGGCCACCGGATCGTTGCTGGTGCTTGTCTACGCCTATACCGTCCGGTTCTTGGCACCAGGTCTGAGCGCGGTCGAATCGGGGGTCGGACAGGTTCCCGAGGAGATGACCGCCTCGGCGCGGACGCTCGGCGCTGCCCCGCTCGAGACGGCCCGTCGCGTGCACGTGCCACTCGCGAAGGCGTCGCTGTTCTCGGCGGCCGTCCTGGTCGGCGTCGACGCGCTCAAGGAACTGCCGATCGTGCTGCTGCTCCGTCCGCTCGGCTTCGACACGCTGCCGGTCTGGGTGTTCAACCTGGCGTCGGAATCCCGCTACGAGCAGGCGGCACTCCCGGCCCTGTCGATCATCGTGGTCGCGCTGATCCCGGTGTTCCTGCTGTCCCGTCGACTCGACGGAGCCGCGCGATGA
- a CDS encoding extracellular solute-binding protein: MNRIRRPLRLGAVAVGAVMTITACSGSDGDTLYVYSGRHYNIEKAFELYEDETGVNIEFLTGNDGALRERIEAEGEDTEADAYITVDAGNLATAAADGLFQPLDSEILQSAIPAELSDPDGYWYALTIRARTIVYNTELLDESDVPTTYEELAEPEWKDRICLRNSTNVYQQSLVASLIANLGPDEALRVVEGWSDNAEILSNDVLILESLADGLCEVGVTNHYYLGRMLEEDPDFPVGLVWADQDGRGVHVNISGGGVTKYSKQPELAREFLEWLATEGQDVLVSANHEYPANPSVPPEPLITREFGTDFVRDPLDASVFGALNADAVRLMDEAGYG, translated from the coding sequence GTGAACAGGATCCGTCGTCCCCTTCGACTCGGTGCCGTGGCCGTCGGCGCGGTGATGACGATCACGGCGTGTTCGGGGAGCGACGGCGACACGCTCTACGTGTACAGCGGTCGTCACTACAACATCGAGAAGGCGTTCGAGCTCTACGAGGACGAGACCGGGGTCAACATCGAGTTCCTGACCGGGAACGACGGTGCGCTCCGCGAGCGCATCGAGGCCGAGGGAGAAGACACCGAGGCCGACGCCTACATCACGGTCGACGCCGGCAACCTCGCGACGGCGGCAGCCGACGGCCTGTTCCAGCCGCTCGACTCCGAGATCCTGCAGAGTGCGATCCCGGCCGAGCTGAGCGACCCCGACGGCTACTGGTACGCCCTGACGATCCGGGCTCGCACGATCGTCTACAACACCGAACTCCTCGACGAGAGCGACGTCCCCACCACGTACGAAGAACTCGCCGAACCCGAGTGGAAGGACCGGATCTGTCTCCGGAACTCCACCAACGTGTACCAGCAGTCACTGGTGGCCAGCCTGATCGCCAACCTCGGTCCCGACGAAGCGCTCCGGGTCGTCGAGGGCTGGTCCGACAACGCCGAGATCCTGAGCAACGACGTGTTGATCCTCGAGTCGCTGGCCGACGGGCTCTGCGAAGTGGGTGTGACCAACCACTACTACCTCGGCCGCATGCTCGAAGAAGACCCTGACTTCCCGGTCGGACTCGTCTGGGCCGACCAGGACGGGCGCGGTGTCCACGTCAACATCTCCGGCGGCGGCGTGACGAAGTACTCGAAGCAGCCAGAGCTCGCACGGGAGTTCCTCGAATGGTTGGCCACCGAGGGCCAGGACGTGCTCGTCAGTGCGAACCACGAGTACCCGGCCAACCCGTCGGTCCCACCCGAGCCGCTGATCACGCGTGAGTTCGGTACCGACTTCGTGCGCGACCCGCTCGATGCCTCGGTCTTCGGTGCCTTGAACGCCGACGCCGTTCGCCTGATGGACGAAGCCGGCTACGGCTGA
- a CDS encoding AMP-binding protein — protein sequence MRASTSTATLSGILLAGAGSPHRPALVSGDRHVTFSELAALVDARRADVALPARSIVTLTGDHSIEFVVTYLALIESGHVPLLAGSHGDRLSEAWPVGAVVVATDEVVEITQCETAQVELHPDLAILVSTSGSTGSPKLARLSHRNLLSNAESIADYLRLTPDDRGITSLPLHYCYGLSVLHSHLLVGASVVLTDTSVVDPCFRTALFEHGVTNLAGVPHTYEMLDRASPDELAASSLRLLTQAGGRMAPEAVTRWAERVAGWGAEFVVMYGQTEATARIAYLPPELTLRRPSAIGRPIPGGSLELRPVDGQPGDVGELVYRGANVMMGYAGELDDLALGHTLDELATGDLARYHAEDDVYEIVGRRSRFVKPFGLRIDLDEVESQLAPHTAGALAVAGDDDRVVVFAPGSDPAEVAERLSAVTGLPGHCCRVHDRPIPRTASDKVDQATMLATDAGIDVAAADEQPSTSTGSDGSVAAIFAAVLGVARVDDTDTFVSLGGDSLSYVECSIRLEATLGQLPSDWHLQPISTLAAAAVPRRRWARLDTTVALRAIGICLVVATHMRVRHVPGGAHTLLAVAGYNLARFMAPLPSPGERIRAGLRTAGRAAVPTMVWVAVGMTVFGSYSVGTLLLVNNYVGPSSHADDHWHFWFIEVFVHLVLLASLLTIVPAVRRMDRRFAYLVPLAALGLALVFRMEWAYMGEWYNLRFRTHGVAWFFALGWLIQRSTTWWQRSLTSIVALATVLGYFHTAAREWRILVLLVVLVWVRELPVPRWSVRIVGTLAAASMWIYVSHFTIWPLYRLVFIREVSYVLTIVSGVLVWFVAERSLGSLNNWRQAWSWRRATPEPVARVASTTPRLQH from the coding sequence ATGCGCGCCTCGACGTCGACCGCCACGCTGTCCGGCATACTGCTCGCCGGCGCTGGCTCGCCGCATCGACCTGCCCTCGTGTCGGGTGATCGACACGTCACCTTCTCCGAGCTGGCGGCGCTGGTCGACGCTCGACGAGCCGACGTGGCCCTGCCCGCACGGTCGATCGTGACCCTGACCGGTGACCACTCGATCGAGTTCGTCGTCACCTACCTCGCGCTCATCGAGTCGGGTCACGTCCCGCTGCTCGCCGGGTCCCACGGCGACCGGCTGTCCGAGGCCTGGCCGGTGGGGGCCGTCGTCGTCGCCACCGACGAGGTGGTCGAGATCACACAGTGCGAGACGGCGCAGGTCGAACTGCACCCTGATCTCGCGATCCTGGTGAGCACATCCGGGTCGACCGGGAGCCCCAAGCTCGCCCGACTCTCGCATCGCAACCTGCTCAGCAACGCCGAGTCGATCGCCGACTACCTGCGGCTGACGCCCGACGACCGCGGCATCACCTCGCTGCCGCTCCACTATTGCTACGGCCTGTCGGTGCTGCATTCGCATCTGCTGGTGGGAGCGAGCGTCGTGCTCACCGACACATCCGTCGTCGACCCCTGTTTCCGCACCGCCCTGTTCGAGCACGGCGTCACCAACCTCGCCGGCGTGCCACACACCTACGAGATGCTCGACCGGGCGTCACCCGACGAGCTGGCCGCCTCGTCGCTGCGACTGCTCACCCAGGCGGGCGGCCGCATGGCACCCGAGGCCGTGACGAGGTGGGCCGAGCGGGTCGCCGGGTGGGGCGCCGAGTTCGTGGTGATGTACGGGCAGACCGAGGCGACCGCGCGCATCGCCTATCTGCCGCCGGAGCTGACCCTGCGTCGGCCCTCGGCGATCGGGCGACCGATCCCCGGCGGGTCGCTCGAGCTGCGCCCGGTCGACGGGCAACCCGGCGATGTCGGTGAACTCGTGTACCGCGGCGCCAACGTGATGATGGGCTACGCGGGCGAACTCGACGACCTGGCGCTCGGCCACACGCTCGACGAACTGGCGACCGGCGACCTCGCCAGGTATCACGCCGAGGACGACGTCTACGAGATCGTCGGCCGGCGATCCCGCTTCGTGAAGCCGTTCGGGCTCCGGATCGATCTCGACGAGGTCGAGTCGCAGCTCGCACCTCACACCGCCGGCGCGTTGGCGGTCGCCGGGGACGACGACCGGGTGGTGGTCTTCGCCCCGGGGTCCGACCCCGCCGAGGTCGCCGAACGGCTCTCGGCGGTGACCGGGCTGCCCGGACACTGCTGCCGGGTCCACGACCGCCCCATCCCGCGGACGGCGTCCGACAAGGTCGACCAGGCCACGATGTTGGCGACCGACGCCGGCATCGACGTCGCCGCAGCGGACGAGCAGCCCTCCACATCGACCGGTTCCGACGGGTCCGTCGCGGCGATCTTCGCGGCGGTCCTCGGCGTCGCTCGGGTCGACGACACCGACACGTTCGTCTCCCTCGGCGGCGACTCGCTGAGCTACGTCGAGTGTTCGATCCGCCTGGAAGCGACCCTCGGTCAGCTGCCGTCCGACTGGCACCTCCAACCGATCTCGACGCTCGCAGCCGCAGCGGTGCCGCGCCGCAGGTGGGCCCGACTCGACACGACGGTCGCGTTGCGGGCGATCGGCATCTGCCTCGTGGTGGCCACGCACATGCGTGTCCGCCACGTTCCCGGGGGTGCCCACACCCTGCTGGCGGTCGCCGGATACAACCTCGCCCGGTTCATGGCCCCGCTGCCGTCGCCCGGCGAGCGAATCCGCGCCGGGCTCCGCACGGCCGGGCGGGCGGCGGTCCCCACGATGGTCTGGGTCGCGGTCGGGATGACCGTGTTCGGTTCGTACAGCGTCGGCACGTTGCTGCTGGTCAACAACTACGTCGGACCCTCGTCACACGCCGACGACCACTGGCACTTCTGGTTCATCGAGGTGTTCGTCCACCTGGTGCTGCTGGCGTCGCTGCTGACGATCGTTCCGGCCGTCCGGCGCATGGATCGGCGGTTCGCCTACCTGGTCCCGCTGGCCGCCCTCGGTCTCGCCCTCGTGTTTCGCATGGAGTGGGCGTACATGGGGGAGTGGTACAACCTCCGGTTCCGCACCCACGGGGTCGCCTGGTTCTTCGCGCTCGGCTGGCTGATCCAGCGGTCGACGACGTGGTGGCAGCGGTCGCTGACGTCGATCGTCGCCCTCGCCACCGTGCTCGGCTACTTCCACACCGCAGCCCGCGAGTGGCGAATCCTGGTGTTGCTCGTCGTGCTGGTGTGGGTGCGTGAGTTGCCCGTGCCTCGCTGGTCGGTGCGGATCGTCGGCACGCTCGCCGCCGCCAGCATGTGGATCTACGTGTCGCACTTCACGATCTGGCCGCTCTATCGCCTGGTCTTCATCCGCGAGGTCTCGTACGTGCTGACGATCGTGTCGGGTGTGCTCGTGTGGTTCGTCGCGGAGCGTTCGTTAGGCTCCCTGAACAACTGGCGACAAGCATGGTCGTGGCGGCGTGCCACTCCCGAGCCCGTCGCCCGAGTCGCCAGCACCACCCCCCGATTGCAGCATTGA
- a CDS encoding GNAT family N-acetyltransferase, with protein sequence MLTFSRDAPVEIASSADRVDDGIIGEDGRVADDFQVTDATDSGRFELRRAGELVGFATYHQRGETVVVPHVETLAQHRGQGFGARLMAGVVEIVRDDGRTVVPHCSFAARYFREHPDDADVVHRE encoded by the coding sequence ATGCTGACATTCTCGCGGGACGCACCGGTCGAGATCGCATCGTCCGCCGATCGGGTCGACGACGGGATCATCGGCGAAGATGGTCGGGTGGCTGATGACTTCCAGGTGACCGACGCGACCGACTCCGGGCGATTCGAACTCCGGCGCGCCGGCGAGCTCGTCGGGTTCGCGACCTACCACCAGCGTGGGGAGACGGTCGTCGTGCCGCACGTCGAGACCTTGGCGCAGCATCGCGGGCAGGGGTTCGGGGCTCGACTGATGGCCGGCGTCGTCGAGATCGTCCGGGATGACGGTCGGACGGTCGTGCCGCACTGTTCGTTCGCTGCCCGGTACTTCCGCGAACACCCGGACGACGCCGACGTCGTCCACCGCGAATGA
- a CDS encoding 4-oxalomesaconate tautomerase: MPIDLVTNDGVRCMLMRGGTSKGAYFLADDLPVEKADRDDLLLRLMGSPDDRQIDGLGGAHPLTSKVAVVRRSERDDADVDYLFLQVSVDEPSVSDRQNCGNLLAGVGPFAVERGLVAGVPGEATTSVRVFMVNTDSIATASFPTLDGVPIYHGSTAIDGVPGTAAAIQLDFEGIAGGSCGALLPTGNVVDVIDDVEVTLIDNGMPVVVLRGRDLGIEGTESPAELEADQTLRRRLESIRLEAGPLMNLGDVTDTTVPKLTMVSPPTAGGDISTRTFIPHRCHDAIGVLGAVSVATAALLPGSPAGELLRPGAGDDGVLICEHPTGAFTATVEVDTTGEIPLVRRAGIIRTARKLMDGTAFPRSST, from the coding sequence ATGCCGATCGACCTGGTGACGAACGACGGGGTGAGGTGCATGCTGATGCGCGGCGGCACCTCGAAGGGGGCGTACTTCCTCGCCGATGATCTGCCCGTCGAGAAGGCCGACCGCGACGACCTCCTCCTCCGGCTCATGGGGTCACCCGACGACCGGCAGATCGACGGTCTCGGCGGAGCCCATCCGCTCACCAGCAAGGTGGCGGTGGTCCGGCGGTCCGAACGCGACGATGCCGACGTCGACTATCTCTTCCTGCAGGTGAGCGTCGATGAACCGAGCGTGAGCGACCGGCAGAACTGCGGCAACCTGCTGGCGGGCGTCGGACCCTTCGCCGTCGAGCGTGGCCTCGTCGCCGGCGTCCCCGGCGAGGCGACCACGTCGGTGCGAGTGTTCATGGTCAACACCGACTCGATCGCCACCGCCTCGTTCCCGACCCTCGACGGCGTGCCGATCTACCACGGGTCGACCGCGATCGACGGCGTTCCGGGAACGGCCGCTGCGATCCAGCTCGATTTCGAAGGTATCGCCGGGGGTTCGTGCGGCGCGCTGCTCCCGACCGGCAACGTCGTCGACGTCATCGACGACGTCGAGGTGACGCTGATCGACAACGGCATGCCGGTCGTCGTGCTCCGCGGGCGGGATCTCGGGATCGAGGGCACGGAGTCCCCCGCCGAGCTCGAAGCCGACCAGACCCTGCGGCGGCGCCTCGAGTCGATCCGGCTCGAGGCCGGTCCGTTGATGAACCTGGGTGACGTCACCGACACGACCGTGCCGAAGCTGACGATGGTGTCGCCACCGACGGCCGGGGGCGACATCTCCACGCGCACCTTCATCCCCCACCGCTGCCACGACGCCATCGGCGTGTTGGGAGCCGTCTCGGTCGCGACCGCGGCACTGCTTCCCGGATCGCCTGCGGGCGAGCTGCTCCGCCCCGGCGCCGGCGACGACGGCGTGTTGATCTGCGAACATCCGACCGGCGCCTTCACCGCGACGGTCGAGGTCGACACGACGGGCGAGATCCCGCTCGTCCGGCGCGCCGGGATCATCCGCACCGCCCGCAAGCTGATGGACGGCACCGCCTTCCCGAGGAGCTCCACGTGA
- a CDS encoding amidohydrolase family protein translates to MSEPKRIAGPHPDPHPPRRWTPPPNATDAHCHVFGPAARFPFSPDRSYTPSDSGIDDFEVLQARLGLSRAVFVQASCHGTDNAAMVDALERGRGRYAGVAMIDESFADADIARLHESGVRGTRFNFVQHLGGAPALDVFWRLVDRVQPYGWHIVLHFDAKDLPAHAELLDRMPCPYVIDHMARVPTADGIEQAPFQALLELMRDERCWVKISGAERLTADGPPPYDDVVPYARALVAAAPDRVLWGTDWPHPNVRHMPDDGDLVDLLVDLIPDEATRERVLVTNPETLYDFD, encoded by the coding sequence ATGTCCGAGCCGAAGCGCATCGCCGGTCCGCACCCGGACCCGCATCCACCCCGTCGCTGGACGCCGCCGCCGAACGCCACCGACGCGCACTGCCACGTGTTCGGTCCGGCCGCTCGGTTCCCGTTCTCGCCCGACCGGTCGTACACCCCGTCCGACTCCGGCATCGACGACTTCGAGGTGCTCCAAGCGCGGCTCGGACTGTCGCGGGCGGTGTTCGTTCAGGCGTCGTGCCACGGCACCGACAACGCCGCAATGGTCGATGCGCTCGAACGGGGTCGCGGTCGGTACGCCGGCGTGGCGATGATCGACGAGTCGTTCGCCGACGCCGACATCGCACGCCTGCACGAATCCGGCGTCCGCGGCACCCGATTCAACTTCGTGCAGCATCTCGGCGGGGCTCCCGCGCTCGACGTCTTCTGGCGTCTCGTCGACCGAGTGCAGCCGTACGGTTGGCACATCGTGTTGCACTTCGACGCCAAGGACCTGCCGGCCCACGCCGAACTGCTCGACCGGATGCCGTGCCCCTACGTGATCGACCACATGGCCCGCGTGCCGACGGCCGACGGGATCGAGCAGGCACCGTTCCAGGCGTTGCTCGAGCTGATGCGCGACGAGCGCTGCTGGGTCAAGATCTCGGGTGCCGAACGGCTCACGGCCGACGGTCCGCCGCCGTATGACGACGTGGTGCCGTACGCTCGAGCACTCGTCGCCGCCGCACCCGATCGGGTCCTGTGGGGAACCGACTGGCCACATCCCAATGTGCGCCACATGCCCGACGACGGCGACCTCGTCGACCTGCTGGTCGACCTGATCCCCGACGAGGCGACGCGCGAGCGCGTGCTCGTCACCAACCCCGAGACCCTCTACGACTTCGACTGA